Sequence from the Paenibacillus riograndensis SBR5 genome:
CAGGTGGAGCCGGAAAGTGTGCTGGCGATGAGCCTGATGAAGATTGCAGGCGGGTGTAATTTTGTCGGCTATTATATGTTCCATGGCGGTACAAATCCGGTGGGGAAAACAGGCTACCTGAATGAGAGCACCACGCCCAGAATCACCTACGATTTTCAGGCTCCTCTTGGTGAATTCGGCCAGATCCGTGATTCGGCCCATCTGCTGCGGCCGCTGCATTATTTTCTCCACCGGTTCGGGGAGCGGCTGGCACCGCTGGCAACGGTTCTGCCGCAAGGCGCGGAGAACATTACTCCTGAAGATGCGCATACGCTGCGGTACGCAGTCCGTACAGACGGCAGCACCGGGTTCCTGTTCGTGAATAACTATCAGGACCATGTGGAGATGGATATGCATGAGAATGTCCGGTTTGCCGTCCGGCTGGCTGAGGAGACGATTGAATTCCCAAGAAAAAGCCCGCTTACCGTCCGCAAAAACGCCTCATTTATCTTTCCGTTCAATTTTGCGCTGGACCGGCTGAACCTGCGCTATGCTACGGCCCAGCCGGTAACCTTGGTGGAGTCTGCGGAGGTGGCCACCTACTTCTTCTCCATGCCGGAGGGGGTGGACGGGGAGTTTCGGATTGATGCCCATACGGACATCACCAGCGTTGCCGCAGACGCCGGAACCGTGGAGATGGATGCCGGGAACCATTACACGGTGCTTATCCCGCATGACCGCTCAGGAATGATCCGGATTACACAGGAGGGAGCGCGGGAAATCCGCATTTATGCTATGAATGCCCAAGAAGCCGCGATGCTGTGGGAGATGGAGGAAGAAGGGCTGCCGCGGATCATATTCTCGGAGATTCCGCCTGTACAGACGGGGGATGGCATCGAGTTTTTCAGCAGCGGCAACAATAGCTTCTCTTTCCGGGAGTATGCCGGAGGTCCGGCGGCTGCGGCCAAGTGGGCAACAGCGGATGCAGCCTGCTCCATCGCTCAGCACAGCGGCGGGTGGTTTCACAGCTGTGACCTGGAGCTTCCGGCCAAGGAGGCCGGGCTGAAGATACGGAAGCTCCATGACCACAAAATAGCACTTGAGTTTGCTCCAAGGATGCTGGAGGACGTGGAAGAGGTGCTGCTGAGCATCGATTACACAGGAAATGTAGGTTATGCTTTTGCCGCTGGCCGGCTTTTCCATGATCATTTCTATAACGGGGCGCCCTGGGAGATCGGCTTGTCCCGCTTCAAGGATGTTCTGAAGGGCGGGGAGATCATCCTCGAAACCACACCGCTGCGCCGGGGTGTAACGACTGTGGCCGCAGATGCCGCCATGGCGGCCCAAAAGCAGTTTACCGGGGAAGCGACGGCTGTGTTCCACAGCGTTACAGTGGTTCCGGTGTATCGGGTGGCGTTGAGTAAATTGGCTGACTGAGGGAGGAAGCTAGACAGTTTTGAGCGCAAACGGATGAAATCTTGTGGACTTGCATTCAGGTTTCGAATGTTCATCGTCAGGTACGCAGGCTGTATAGAATAATACTCAAACTTCAAAAAGCACCGCCCAGGCAGTGAAATCTGCTTAGGGCGGTGCTTTTTAACTTGAATAATTAAGAATAAGGGGAAAAGTGGCGGAGGAGAAGTTTGGGACCGTAGGAGCGGTAGCGTCCGCCTTTGTCTGCGGATTTCCACCTTTAATAACGGTATACAATCAAGAAATCTGCAGACAACAGCGGCCGGAAGTCCAAACATTCTCTGTAGTCACGGCCAGTCCCAAAATCGAAAAATCTCAAGCTATATCAGCCCTTCACCGCTCCGGCCACTACGCCTTTGACGATGTATTTCTGAAGGAAGATGAACACGATGATGGAAGGCAGCACGGCCATTACCATCGCTGTCATCGCATACTGCCAGTCGGAAGTGTACTGTCCGACGAAGGTGTAGGCGGCCAGCGTCAGCGTCTTCGTATCCGGCGAGCCGTTGACCATCAGGAGCGGGAGCAGGAAGTCATTCCAGATCCACATCACGTCGATGATGACAATGGTCGTCGTGACCGATTTCAGCAGCGGGAAGATGACACTGAAGAACAGCCGGAAGCTGGAGGCGCCGTCGATTGTGGCGCTCTCGTCGATCTCTGTCGGGATGCCTTTTACAAATCCATGATAGATGAACACGGCCAGCGGTGCGCCGAAGCCCCAATACAGCAGCCCCAGTCCCCAGGTGCTCTCGGAGAGGTTCAGGTTCTTGGCGGTTTGCAGCACGGTCAGCATGATGGATTGGAACGGAATCAGCATCGGCATAATGCACAGGAAGTAGATGATTCCGCTGAGTCTGGATTTGGTCCGTGCCAGCTTATAGGCGGCAATGGAAGAGATGAACACGATGCCCAGCAGGCCAAGGCCGGTAATGATGAAGTTGTTCAGGAACAATCTCGGATAGTTGATAAATTTCCAGACATAAGAGTAGTTGCTGAGCGCCAGATGCTGTGGCAGAGCGATAACATCCGTCATGACCTCGCTGAAGCTTTTTAACGAGTTGATGATCGTCAGGAACAGCGGATACAGGAACAGAAGAGAGAGGATCACCAGAACCACTTCGAGAATGATCCGGCCTGCTTTGGTGTTGTTTGTTTTCATTATGCCTCTACCTCTCTTCGTTTGAAGACTGTCAGCTGGATGATCGTTACGACCAGTACAGCCAGGAACAGGATAAGCGCTTTCGCGGTTCCGTATCCGTATAGATTATTCTGGAAGGTATCCCGGTAGATATCGTAAGCGATACTGTAAGTAGTTCCTCCGGGACCGCCACCGGTCAGCGACAGAATGACGTCGAATACCTTGATTGAGTTGGTCAGTGCCATAAAGACCGAGATTGTAATGGAGGGTGCAAGCAGCGGCAGCGTAATGCTGAAGAATCTTCTCATCGCTCCGGCACCGTCCACCGTTGCAGCTTCCTTAAGATCGTCAGGTACAGACTGCAGGCCCGCGATATAAATCACCAGGTAGAATCCGATCGACTGCCAGATGGAAACCCCTAGAATCGAGATGAATGCCAGCCCCGGCGTTCCCAGCCAGCTGAGCCCGAAGAACGACCAGCCTGTGCTTTCCCCCAGGGAGTTGAAGCCCTGCATGAAGATGAATTTCCAGATGAAGCCGACAATCACAAGGCTGAGAATGTAAGGGATGAAAAAGGCCGCTCTCAGCCAGGAGGTGGACTTCAGCTTCATATCGAGCAGGACGGCCAGCAGAATGGCCAGCACGTTAACGATTACAATGTAGAGCACCGCGTATTTGATCGTGAACCATGCCGAATTGGCAAAGTTGCTGTCTCCGGTAAAGATCTGCTGGAAATTATCCAGGCCGACGAATTTGGGATGTTTGGAGATTCCGTTCCACTTGGTCATGGAATACCGGATGGTCATGACAAAAGGAATGTAGAACGCAACAGCGATACAGATTAGAACGGGGAGGGTGAACAGCCCGAAATCTAATTTCTCGCGCCATCTTCTGCCGAGTGTTTTTAACATGGATGCACCTCTTTAGGATTTATAGGGTGGAGTCTGGTACTGGCTTGCCACACATAACCATTCCGGTTAGTCTATATTGTGTATTATAGAGCAGACCCCTATACTCAAAAATGGATTTAAGAGTACAGTTAGGGGTAAAAAGGTGAACTGAACATTTTCATGTAATCCTGTGCTAGAAGGAGGCCGGCATCATCAAAAGTACCCTTTACAAGCTGTTTGAGCCTGTGCTGGAGCGGGTTTCACGCCGCCTGGCCAACAAGCTGATTCTGCTGTTTACGATCATTATTATTCTGGTCGTTGCCTCACTGACGTTCATTTCTTACGGGATGCTGCGCAAGGAATCAGTGAACAACAGCATCTCCAGCACCCGCAGCAACCTGCTTCTGGTCGGGCGCAATCTGGAGAGTTATCTGGACGGGATCGGCCAGCTGTCGCTGCCGCAGATCTCTTATGATGAGTTCAATTATGCGATTCTGCATGAATCCGAGGACTATGCATCCAAGATGTATGTGGAGGATTATTTGAAGAATCTTTATTTTTCCCGCAGCGATCTGGAAGCGATTTATCTGTATGTCATCAAGGAGCACAAATATTATTATGTCACCAAGGAGAACTATAATATTACTGTCCGGGTGGTAGAGCATCCGCCGATTGAGAATCTCCCGTGGTACAAGCGGGCGCTGGCCAGTCCCTTCAACCGCTCGTATCAGTCCTTTGTGAAGGAGCGGACCCCGGAGGAGAGCCAAGGCGATTACCCTATCAATTCTGAGAAAAGCTTCATGGGCTATCACCGTCTGCTGCGTTCGATTGTGACCCGGGAGCCGCAGGCGGTTCTGTCCCTATACTTCAATTCCAGTGTGACGGATGAGATTATGAAGGATATTCCCTTTAGTGACGGGGAGCATCTGATGTATATCAGTCCGGACAATGAGCCGTTTGTGGTCGATGACCGTGAATTTTATCTGCAGAGTGAACAAGCGGGGCTGCTGGAGCAGCTGACCCCGGCCCAAGGCGGCCGCCTGACCTGGTCCGACACGGAGCAGAAGTATCTGGTGATGTATGACATCAGCCAAAAAGAGGGCTGGAAGCTCGTCAAGCCGATTCCCTACAAGCAGATTTATGAAGCGGCGACGACGACGCGCAAATTGAGCTATTCGATCGGGCTGCTGTTCCTGATTGTGTCCGTTGTTCTCGTCAGCTTCACCTCCAACAGAATCACGAATCCGCTGAAGAATCTGTCGCTGCAGATGAAGCGCTTCAGCACCGGCAGCTTCGATGCCGAAGCCGCTGTAGATGGAAACGATGAGATCGCCTATCTGTCCAGGCACTTTAACAAGATGGTAGAGAAGACGAACGAACTGATTAATGAACGGTACAAGATGAAGATTGTCGAGAAAAACGCTGTGCTAAAAGCGCTGGAGGCGGAGATCAATCCGCATTTCCTCTATAATGCGCTGCAGGCCATCTCCACCAAGGCACTCAAAAACAACAATGATGATATTGTCGAGATGGTGGACAACCTGGCGCTCACTCTGAGATACTGCATCAGCGGCAGGGATGTGGTGCAGGCCCGGGAGGAGCTGAAGCATATCGAACGTTATCTGGCGCTGCAAAAAGCCCGCTTCGGCAGCCGCATGCAGGTCGAATACGACTGGAATGACAGTCTGCTGGAGCTGAGGATTCCCAAGCTGTCGATTCAGACGCTGGTGGAGAACTGCATTAAGCACGCGCTGGAGAAGGTGTCCAGCACAGTTACCATCCGGATTGAAGCCCATATTACAGCTGCCCACAGTGTGATCTCTGTGCTGGATGATGGGCCGGGGATCACGGAGCAGCGGCTCCAGCAGGTGCTCAGCTCGCTGCAGATCCAGTGGGAGGACCGCGGGGGCGAAGGAGCTGAAGAAGGGGACAACGAAAGTATTGGTTTGAAGAATCTGAATACACGCCTGAAGCTCTTATACGGTGAAGAGGCAGGACTTGTTATTGCCGGCAATGAGCAGGGCACACGGATAGATATGCGGTTACCGCGGGGAGGGCTGGGACAACATGTACAAAGTACTGATTATTGATGATGAAGAGCCGCTGCGCGAGGCCATTCATATCCTCGGGGACTGGAAAGGCCTGGGAGTGGATCAGGTGCTGGAGGCGACCGACGGCAGGGTGGGGCTTGAGATGCTCCGGAAGCACAAGATTGATCTGGCGCTCGTGGATATGAAGATGCCCGAGCTGAACGGAAGCCAGCTGCTGCAGATTGCGGAACGTGAATTTCCCGATCTGCTGCTGATTGTGATCAGCGGCTACAATGATTTTGAATATACCCGGCAGGCCATCCGCTCCAAGGTGGTGGATTATTTGCTGAAGCCGGTGAACCGGAGTGATCTCAACAGTGCGCTGCGCAAGGCCATGGATGTGCTGGAGGCAAAACGCAAGCGGGAAAGCGAGTTCATCACCCGGAACATCACTCTGAACATGTCCCTTCCCAAGCTCAAGGAGAAGATGTACCTGTCGATCATTGAACGCAGCTTCAAAAACCAGTCCAATGAAGCCTTCCTGCCGCTGATTGGTGCGGACAAGCCGGGGAACCATTTCGCGGTAGGCGTTCTGCGGATGCTTAATGTGGAGCAGGTGCGCCATGCCAGGTTCCATGAGGACAGGGATTTGCTGCATTTTGCGGTGACAAATGTAATCAACGAGAACAGCGGCGGCCATTTCGAAGCGTTCAGCTTTGCCAGCCCGAGAAGCGAGCGGGAATTTATTGCGATTTTTACCTTGAAGGGCAGCTATGGGGAAGATGCGGCTTTTCTCTCGCTTCATCATATGAAGAAGACGGTTTCAACCCTGAAGGAACTGTTCGGCATTCTTTGCGCGGGCGGTCTTGGACAGCCGTACAGCGAGGTTATGGGGATTGCGCAGTCCTACGAGCTGGCCAAGGCCGCGCTGGACGGGACCGATCTGCTGACCCTGAAGGGCAGCACGGTTTCGAACAGCGGATACACGAAATCCGCAGCCAAGGACAGCCCCTCTCTGACAGGGCGGATGCCGCTGATCCGCAGCAGCCTGGAGAGCGGAAACGCGGGCCATGCCAAGAGTATTCTCAGCGATTTTACCCGCAAATGGAAATCCTCGGAGCATTTCAGTCTGGGGGAAGCAGACCGGATCATTCAGGAGTTCATTATTTTGCTGGGAGACATCGCTGTAGAGCTGGATGCGGTCCCCGAACGGCTGCGGAGCGGAAAAAGCAAAGGGCTGCGGGGGCTGGGCATCAGCAGTGATTTTGCCTCCTTTGGAGAGTTTGAGGCGGTGCTGAGCAGCATCCTGGATGTCTATGCGGGAGAAATCAGCAGATCGCTTGCCGGAGACCGGAGCAGTGTGCTGGAAAATATTAAAGCATACATTGATAACCATTATTTTGAGAATATTAAAATAT
This genomic interval carries:
- a CDS encoding response regulator, producing MYKVLIIDDEEPLREAIHILGDWKGLGVDQVLEATDGRVGLEMLRKHKIDLALVDMKMPELNGSQLLQIAEREFPDLLLIVISGYNDFEYTRQAIRSKVVDYLLKPVNRSDLNSALRKAMDVLEAKRKRESEFITRNITLNMSLPKLKEKMYLSIIERSFKNQSNEAFLPLIGADKPGNHFAVGVLRMLNVEQVRHARFHEDRDLLHFAVTNVINENSGGHFEAFSFASPRSEREFIAIFTLKGSYGEDAAFLSLHHMKKTVSTLKELFGILCAGGLGQPYSEVMGIAQSYELAKAALDGTDLLTLKGSTVSNSGYTKSAAKDSPSLTGRMPLIRSSLESGNAGHAKSILSDFTRKWKSSEHFSLGEADRIIQEFIILLGDIAVELDAVPERLRSGKSKGLRGLGISSDFASFGEFEAVLSSILDVYAGEISRSLAGDRSSVLENIKAYIDNHYFENIKISMFTDKYFLSREYLMKLFKGQYGYGIHEYVQKVRMDKAKELLSDPALKIQDISERLGYKDKNYFSKAFRNYYDCSPSEFRLLLTEGEK
- a CDS encoding carbohydrate ABC transporter permease, whose product is MLKTLGRRWREKLDFGLFTLPVLICIAVAFYIPFVMTIRYSMTKWNGISKHPKFVGLDNFQQIFTGDSNFANSAWFTIKYAVLYIVIVNVLAILLAVLLDMKLKSTSWLRAAFFIPYILSLVIVGFIWKFIFMQGFNSLGESTGWSFFGLSWLGTPGLAFISILGVSIWQSIGFYLVIYIAGLQSVPDDLKEAATVDGAGAMRRFFSITLPLLAPSITISVFMALTNSIKVFDVILSLTGGGPGGTTYSIAYDIYRDTFQNNLYGYGTAKALILFLAVLVVTIIQLTVFKRREVEA
- a CDS encoding carbohydrate ABC transporter permease gives rise to the protein MKTNNTKAGRIILEVVLVILSLLFLYPLFLTIINSLKSFSEVMTDVIALPQHLALSNYSYVWKFINYPRLFLNNFIITGLGLLGIVFISSIAAYKLARTKSRLSGIIYFLCIMPMLIPFQSIMLTVLQTAKNLNLSESTWGLGLLYWGFGAPLAVFIYHGFVKGIPTEIDESATIDGASSFRLFFSVIFPLLKSVTTTIVIIDVMWIWNDFLLPLLMVNGSPDTKTLTLAAYTFVGQYTSDWQYAMTAMVMAVLPSIIVFIFLQKYIVKGVVAGAVKG
- a CDS encoding sensor histidine kinase, with protein sequence MLERVSRRLANKLILLFTIIIILVVASLTFISYGMLRKESVNNSISSTRSNLLLVGRNLESYLDGIGQLSLPQISYDEFNYAILHESEDYASKMYVEDYLKNLYFSRSDLEAIYLYVIKEHKYYYVTKENYNITVRVVEHPPIENLPWYKRALASPFNRSYQSFVKERTPEESQGDYPINSEKSFMGYHRLLRSIVTREPQAVLSLYFNSSVTDEIMKDIPFSDGEHLMYISPDNEPFVVDDREFYLQSEQAGLLEQLTPAQGGRLTWSDTEQKYLVMYDISQKEGWKLVKPIPYKQIYEAATTTRKLSYSIGLLFLIVSVVLVSFTSNRITNPLKNLSLQMKRFSTGSFDAEAAVDGNDEIAYLSRHFNKMVEKTNELINERYKMKIVEKNAVLKALEAEINPHFLYNALQAISTKALKNNNDDIVEMVDNLALTLRYCISGRDVVQAREELKHIERYLALQKARFGSRMQVEYDWNDSLLELRIPKLSIQTLVENCIKHALEKVSSTVTIRIEAHITAAHSVISVLDDGPGITEQRLQQVLSSLQIQWEDRGGEGAEEGDNESIGLKNLNTRLKLLYGEEAGLVIAGNEQGTRIDMRLPRGGLGQHVQSTDY
- a CDS encoding beta-galactosidase, which encodes MAYTIHAGIAPKEIYPASLKLGGTNPQGDRISFTNYYMELNGKPYFAVCGEFHYSRYPEESWETEIRKMKISGINIVATYIFWNYHEEIEGEFEWQGNRNLRRFVELCAQNGMYVILRVGPFCHGEVRNGGLPDWLFGRSFDVRSNDEGYLHYVRRLFQEIGAQAAGQMFKDGGPVVGIQLENEFNAAAALWELTAKQGDEYLSGGIGGEAGSEHMRLLKQYAVEAGMVAPVYTSTGWGAAPLLEDEVLPLYGGYAYTPWSISAQNPDQKPTPEYVFVNYHNETAGTGEFNPPYAKTKYPFACCEMGGGMQTWYLSRFQVEPESVLAMSLMKIAGGCNFVGYYMFHGGTNPVGKTGYLNESTTPRITYDFQAPLGEFGQIRDSAHLLRPLHYFLHRFGERLAPLATVLPQGAENITPEDAHTLRYAVRTDGSTGFLFVNNYQDHVEMDMHENVRFAVRLAEETIEFPRKSPLTVRKNASFIFPFNFALDRLNLRYATAQPVTLVESAEVATYFFSMPEGVDGEFRIDAHTDITSVAADAGTVEMDAGNHYTVLIPHDRSGMIRITQEGAREIRIYAMNAQEAAMLWEMEEEGLPRIIFSEIPPVQTGDGIEFFSSGNNSFSFREYAGGPAAAAKWATADAACSIAQHSGGWFHSCDLELPAKEAGLKIRKLHDHKIALEFAPRMLEDVEEVLLSIDYTGNVGYAFAAGRLFHDHFYNGAPWEIGLSRFKDVLKGGEIILETTPLRRGVTTVAADAAMAAQKQFTGEATAVFHSVTVVPVYRVALSKLAD